TAGCTTATTTGGTTATGGTTGGACTTTTACAACGTATCGATCCATCCGTTGAGGAAGCGGCAAGAGACCTTGGGGCTTCAAGGTGGCAAGTCTTTAAGACAGTTACGTTACCTCTTATGGCACCCGGAATTGCTAATGCCGGATTACTTGTTTTTATCCAATCGGTTGCAGACTTTGGTAATCCAATGGTTGTTGGAGGCAATTACACGACCATGGCAGTCCAAATCTATATGCAGGGGATTGGAAGCTTAGATATGAGTGGAGCGACAGCGTTAGCCATTCTTTTGTTGTTAATCTCAGTATGCGCCTTCCTTTTTCAAAAATATTATATCGGGAAGAAGACATATATTACAGTAACTGGAAAAGTATCAAGAGAACGAGTTCTTATCGATGAACCGTATATAACCAAGCCTTTATCAGCCATTGTTATTTTGATTAGTATTTTTGTCGGTATGATGTATATTCTTATTCCGATTGGATCCTTCATCAAGTTATGGGGCGTAGATTATTCGTTTACATTAAATCATTTTAAATATGTATTTAATCTGGGAATAGAACCTATTGTAGATACACTGAGCTTAGCCTTAATTGCAACACCCATTACGGGAGTGTTATCAATGGTTATTGCATATCTAATTGTTCGAAGAAAATTTATTGGACGTGGATATATTGATTTTACAACGATGCTATCGATTGCTATACCCGGTACAGTTATTGGACTAGGATATGTATTGACCTATAATAAACCACCGATTGTTTTAACAGGGACAGGGATAATCTTAATTATCGCCTTTATTATGCGTTCGATGCCGGTAGGTATTCGCTCAGGGATTGCTTCACTTCATCAAATCGATCCATCGATTGAAGAGGCTGCCAATGTTCTTGGAGCTTCAAGTAAAAAAGTGTTTACATCGATTACATTACCAATGATTCGCCCGGCATTTTTCAGTGGATTGGTATATGCTTTTTCTAGAAGTATGACACTGGTCAGTACAATTATTTTCTTAGTATCTGCAAAATACAGTCTGTTGACGGTAGCGACAATGAGCCAGATTGATCAAGGTAGAATCGGCGTTGCCAGTGTATATTCCACACTACTTATTATCATTGTTGGCACAGGGATTGCCTTGATGAAGTTTATTTTAACGAAAATGGGAGCCAGTGCAGAGGATATAAAACTATAGGAGGCAAAGATGAAAAAAGGTATTTCAATAAAAAACTTATCCAAGATATTTGTCATTGACAGTACGTCAAAAGTTGTTGCAGTCAATAAGGTTAATCTAGAAATAGAACCGGGAGAATTTGTTACGTTACTTGGACCCTCTGGTTGTGGTAAGACCACGCTTTTGCGTATGGTTGCCGGTTTTGAAACATTGACAGAAGGCGAGATATATATAGGCAAGGAAAATGTAGCGTCATTGACACCGGATAAAAGGGACACATCGCTGGTTTTCCAAAACTACGCACTGTTTCCCCATATGAATGTATACAATAATATTGCCTATGGCTTAAAGTTGAAAAAACTGCCAAAAGCTGAAATTGATCAACGGGTACAGCGTATTCTTGATTTGATGAAGATGAATGATTTTGCACATCGAGTACCATCCCAAATGTCTGGAGGGCAACAACAACGTGTGTCACTTGCCAGAGCCTTGGTAATGGAACCGGGAGTGCTGTTATTTGATGAACCTCTTTCGAATCTGGATGCAAAACTTCGGGTGCATATGCGTGATGAAATACGTAAACTACAAAAAGAAGTAGGGATTACATCCTTATATGTAACCCATGACCAATCC
This sequence is a window from Vallitaleaceae bacterium 9-2. Protein-coding genes within it:
- a CDS encoding ABC transporter ATP-binding protein is translated as MKKGISIKNLSKIFVIDSTSKVVAVNKVNLEIEPGEFVTLLGPSGCGKTTLLRMVAGFETLTEGEIYIGKENVASLTPDKRDTSLVFQNYALFPHMNVYNNIAYGLKLKKLPKAEIDQRVQRILDLMKMNDFAHRVPSQMSGGQQQRVSLARALVMEPGVLLFDEPLSNLDAKLRVHMRDEIRKLQKEVGITSLYVTHDQSEAMGLSDKVVIMKDGNIEQIGSPREIYQQPANSFVANFIGKANIVKGVVEGEGEDGVYQVNIMNVMYMVRSELKLQKDQRVQLVIRPESIIVGKKDYQTKVTKSIFMGEYHEYESDWFGQNLQISDENPIGKKIYDVEDTMWIGFDDSALHIIE
- a CDS encoding iron ABC transporter permease produces the protein MKKNTKVEKTYGLRLAAEVKNMRKVFTDPILVVSILIVLAVVTLFIVMPLVNILKESFLKDGQFSLEHYKKIFRLSYNLEIILNTLKLGVTVSILSTVIGFIFAYASAYVKIANKKIMNAIAILPIISPPFVIGLSAILLFGRTGLITRNLLGMQNAEIYGFHGLVLVQTLTFFPVAYLVMVGLLQRIDPSVEEAARDLGASRWQVFKTVTLPLMAPGIANAGLLVFIQSVADFGNPMVVGGNYTTMAVQIYMQGIGSLDMSGATALAILLLLISVCAFLFQKYYIGKKTYITVTGKVSRERVLIDEPYITKPLSAIVILISIFVGMMYILIPIGSFIKLWGVDYSFTLNHFKYVFNLGIEPIVDTLSLALIATPITGVLSMVIAYLIVRRKFIGRGYIDFTTMLSIAIPGTVIGLGYVLTYNKPPIVLTGTGIILIIAFIMRSMPVGIRSGIASLHQIDPSIEEAANVLGASSKKVFTSITLPMIRPAFFSGLVYAFSRSMTLVSTIIFLVSAKYSLLTVATMSQIDQGRIGVASVYSTLLIIIVGTGIALMKFILTKMGASAEDIKL